The proteins below are encoded in one region of Bacteroidia bacterium:
- the ribD gene encoding bifunctional diaminohydroxyphosphoribosylaminopyrimidine deaminase/5-amino-6-(5-phosphoribosylamino)uracil reductase RibD, translating to MHTPSLSEHESFMRACFLLALKGYNQVKSNPLVGCIITVEGKIIASGYHQKYGQAHAEVNAIEQVKDLEILKQATLYVNLEPCTHYGKTPPCTDLIIRHRIPRVVIANVDPYEKVAGKGMEALRKAGIEVHQGILSQIGNYVNRAFFTYIQQKRPYVILKWAESADGYITAQYPKKVPISSAETYMHTQKLRAYADAILIGKNTLWNDNPKLTVRSIPQAKNPIRIVVSHNIHIPSTAFLWNGEAPTWYLYPKAHGNFYPFSQTFEYVPLPDTQPNTVLQFLYQKGIKSLLIEGGSNILEQYLSAHLYDEVWIYKSKNLYLKSGIKAPTFSQPLNLFEEKIENYIYYYSRVGMWKDFWKEQENEKFA from the coding sequence ATGCATACCCCATCTCTAAGCGAGCATGAGTCTTTCATGCGAGCTTGCTTTTTATTAGCTCTAAAAGGATATAACCAGGTCAAAAGTAACCCTTTGGTAGGGTGTATAATTACGGTTGAGGGCAAAATTATTGCTTCGGGCTATCATCAAAAGTATGGGCAAGCACACGCAGAAGTCAATGCCATTGAGCAAGTTAAAGATCTAGAAATTCTTAAACAAGCTACTTTATACGTCAATTTAGAACCTTGCACTCACTATGGCAAAACTCCTCCGTGCACAGATTTAATCATTCGGCATCGCATTCCCCGAGTAGTCATTGCTAACGTAGACCCCTATGAAAAAGTAGCAGGTAAAGGTATGGAAGCACTAAGAAAAGCAGGTATTGAAGTACACCAAGGCATACTATCTCAAATAGGAAACTATGTCAACAGGGCTTTTTTTACCTACATTCAGCAAAAGCGACCTTACGTTATTCTCAAATGGGCAGAGAGCGCAGATGGCTACATTACGGCTCAATATCCTAAAAAGGTACCCATCAGTAGCGCTGAAACCTATATGCATACCCAAAAACTGCGTGCTTACGCCGATGCTATTTTGATAGGCAAAAACACCTTATGGAACGATAATCCTAAGCTTACCGTCAGAAGTATTCCCCAAGCTAAAAATCCTATTCGTATTGTGGTAAGCCATAACATACATATTCCCTCTACTGCCTTTTTATGGAACGGCGAAGCACCCACTTGGTACCTGTATCCCAAAGCACATGGAAATTTTTACCCTTTTAGCCAAACTTTTGAGTACGTTCCCCTACCTGATACTCAACCTAATACAGTATTACAGTTTCTCTATCAAAAAGGTATAAAAAGCTTGTTAATTGAAGGGGGAAGTAATATTTTAGAGCAATATCTGTCCGCCCATTTGTATGACGAAGTGTGGATATACAAAAGTAAAAACCTATACCTCAAATCAGGAATAAAAGCACCTACCTTTTCTCAACCGCTTAACTTGTTTGAAGAGAAGATAGAAAATTACATTTACTACTATTCCCGAGTAGGTATGTGGAAAGATTTTTGGAAAGAGCAGGAAAATGAAAAATTTGCTTAG